A genomic region of Oryza glaberrima chromosome 1, OglaRS2, whole genome shotgun sequence contains the following coding sequences:
- the LOC127760698 gene encoding ras-related protein Rab7-like, which yields MSTSRRRTLLKVIVLGDSGVGKTSLMNQYVHKKFSQQYKATIGADFVTKEVLIEDRLVTLQIWDTAGQERFQSLGVAFYRGADCCVLVYDVNSNRSFDTLNTWHDEFLNQASPSDPKTFPFILLGNKIDVDGGKSRVVSEKKAMEWCSSKGNIPYFETSAKEDRNVDSAFLSVAKLALEHERDQDIYFQTVVPDPVPEAEQRSGCAC from the exons ATGTCGACGTCGCGCAGGAGGACCCTCCTCAAGGTCATCGTCCTCGGCGACAGCGG GGTGGGGAAGACGTCGCTTATGAACCA ATATGTTCACAAGAAGTTTAGCCAGCAGTACAAAGCTACAATTGGTGCGGATTTCGTCACCAAGGAGGTCCTCATTGAAGATAGGCTCGTGACTCTGCAG ATCTGGGACACTGCGGGGCAGGAGAGGTTCCAGAGTCTTGGTGTTGCGTTTTACAGAGGAGCAGATTGTTGTGTGCTCGTCTATGACGTCAATTCTAACAGGTCATTTGACACGCTCAACACATGGCATGATGAGTTCCTCAACCAA GCTAGCCCATCAGATCCCAAAACTTTTCCATTCATCTTACTTGGGAACAAGATTGACGTAGATGGAGGGAAAAGCAGAGTG GTTTCTGAGAAAAAAGCAATGGAGTGGTGTTCATCCAAAggcaatattccttattttgaAACTTCTGCAAAAGAGGACCGCAATGTCGACAGTGCGTTCTTGTCTGTCGCTAAGCTTGCTTTAGAGCATGAGCGTGATCAGGACAT CTACTTCCAGACGGTTGTTCCAGATCCTGTTCCAGAGGCTGAACAGAGAAGTGGATGTGCATGCTAG
- the LOC127760655 gene encoding branchpoint-bridging protein, with translation MLLRLPCARGPAPAAAARWRPPGRAARTAPRLGRGHAAASSADGSGAPSSPSLHYDYDPLADLLGPDVDPTSSQNTAPVAEKGKLRSWVGPNGQYYRELPCPSCRGRGYTPCKQCGIDRSSLDCPMCNGKGIRECVQCAGECVIWQESIDEQPWEKVRSSSPLKVKEDDEVDKLEIKINTSKRSRRTYPSPSPEVALKISRSLRSLNAKTGLFTKHMKIIHQDPKLHAQRVAAIKKTKGTAAARKHASETQKAFFSNPENRLKRSIAMKGVKFFCSKCGQEGHRSFYCPTVREISGRAHFRCRLCGGKGHNSRTCGKPKSENECQRQPRHCSQCGERGHNRRNCPRSTTVEVEVGASGYIVKQDNVHSSGIYSCSFCSAKGHNRRTCPKRKASIGQQKD, from the exons ATGCTGCTGCGTCTTCCGTGCGCGCGCGgccccgcgccggcggccgccgcccggtgGAGACCCccggggcgggcggcgcggacggCACCACGTCTCGGCCGAGGGCACGCCGCCGCTTCGTCCGCCGACGGCAGCGGCGCTCCGAGCTCTCCG TCCCTCCACTACGACTACGATCCTTTGGCCGACCTCCTTGGACCAGACGTCGACCCGACCTCATCCCA GAATACTGCTCCAGTTGCAGAGAAGGGGAAGCTGAGGTCCTGGGTTGGTCCAAATGGGCAATACTATCGTGAGCTGCCTTGCCCTAGCTGTCGAGGTAGAGGATACACTCCTTGCAAACAGTGTGGGATAGACAGATCCAGTTTGGACTGCCCTATGTGCAATGGCAAG GGCATTAGGGAGTGTGTGCAATGTGCTGGAGAGTGTGTTATATGGCAAGAATCTATTGATGAGCAACCATGGGAGAAAGTTCGTTCTAG TTCTCCCTTGAAAGTAAAAGAGGATGATGAAGTCGACAAACTGGAGATAAAGATTAACACATCAAAAAGATCAAGGCGTACTTACCCATCTCCATCCCCTGAAGTTGCCCTGAAGATTAGCAGATCTTTAAGA AGTCTGAATGCTAAAACAGGACTGTTTACTAAGCATATGAAGATTATACACCAAGACCCCAAATTGCATGCACAAAGGGTTGCTGCAATCAAA aaaacaaaaggtaCTGCTGCTGCAAGAAAGCATGCATCTGAAACTCAAAAGGCATTCTTCAGCAATCCCGAGAATCGGCTTAAGAGAAGCATTGCCATGAAAG GGGTGAAATTCTTCTGCAGCAAATGTGGGCAAGAAGGTCATAGGAGCTTCTATTGCCCAACAGTGAGAGAAATTTCAGGCAGAGCGCATTTCAGATGCCGATTATGTGGGGGAAAGGGTCATAATAGCCGAACATGTGGAAAGCCAAAGTCAGAGAATGAGTGTCAACGACAACCTCGGCACTGCAGCCAATGTGGTGAAAGGGGGCACAACCGTCGTAACTGTCCCAGATCCACCACCGTTGAGGTTGAGGTTGGTGCTTCTGGCTATATAGTTAAACAAGATAATGTTCATAGTTCAGGTATTTATTCATGTAGTTTCTGCTCGGCAAAGGGGCACAATAGGCGTACATGCCCGAAAAGAAAGGCTAGCATAGGGCAGCAGAAAGATTGA
- the LOC127786424 gene encoding putative FBD-associated F-box protein At5g53635: MRWAVGLKPHRRRRRSHRTRRTTPPRRLDRLSALDDGIVREILARLPLRDDAITTALSSRWPRVFSTLPRLRLGPTTFNSRASLDIGYCDDDDRWVDALDRVLDGRLSPVAAFEVDADMDLLEGYDDWFYSFFRTLCRSGGLQELAVRNEHVHECYVVPSPVYACATLTSLELDACHLRVPGKLTGLRAVRSLVLRRVVATDVGLRRVVSRCRAVERLVLDDCHRVRNVVIRGSSLKQLEIHSYRPLCVALKKAPHLESAKLSLGYGVAEVSWSIYNNSDSEIESKRGSLQLYEFEAQERREQRKTDEATNMVTFLSGLNCAKELYLYLPYEYAKEYQHLITNEVAQKILLAWAAEAYPLSEHNDGAIAQVVSCLQNSSPNLKVLEIKNDFFDDRRASTDVPDFWEKNMGAAECVQNHLSTVTFYLNSECFQGRSYIDLSKLLLMRARALERLSIKYRRLEDQDRYSAELESVQSELPLWPRASPGALVEIRAVDRLPSWY, from the exons ATGAGGTGGGCAGTGGGCTTG AAGCCCCACCGGCGAAGAAGGCGAAGCCATCGCACCCGCAGGACGACGCCTCCGAGGAGGTTGGACCGTCTCAGCGCGCTCGATGACGGCATCGTCCGCGAGATCCTCGCGCGCCTCCCGCTCCGCGACGACGCGATCACCACCGCGCTGTCCAGCCGCTGGCCCCGCGTCTTCTCCACGCTCCCGCGGCTCCGCCTCGGCCCGACCACGTTCAACAGCCGCGCCTCCCTCGACATCGGCtactgcgacgacgacgaccgctgGGTCGACGCCCTGGACCGCGTCCTCGACGGCCGCCTCTCGCCGGTCGCCGCGTTCGAGGTCGACGCCGACATGGACCTCCTGGAGGGCTACGACGACTGGTTCTACTCCTTCTTCCGCACGCTCTGCCGGAGCGGCGGCCTGCAGGAGCTCGCGGTGCGGAACGAGCACGTCCACGAGTGCTACGTCGTGCCCTCCCCGGTGTACGCCTGCGCGACGCTCACCTCGCTCGAGCTCGACGCGTGCCACCTCCGCGTGCCGGGCAAGCTCACCGGCCTGCGCGCCGTGCGCTCGCTCGTgctccgccgcgtcgtcgccacGGACGTCGGCCTCCGGCGCGTCGTCTCGCGTTGCCGGGCCGTGGAGCGGCTCGTGCTCGACGACTGCCACCGGGTGCGGAACGTCGTGATCCGCGGGTCAAGCCTCAAGCAGCTGGAGATCCACTCGTACCGTCCGCTCTGCGTCGCGCTGAAGAAGGCGCCTCACCTGGAGTCGGCGAAGCTGAGCCTCGGCTACGGCGTCGCCGAAGTTTCTTGGAGCATCTACAACAACTCCGATAGCGAGATCGAAAGCAAGCGCGGAAGTCTTCAGCTGTATGAGTTCGAGGCGCAGGAGAGGCGGGAGCAGAGGAAGACGGATGAGGCTACGAACATGGTGACATTTCTCAGCGGATTGAACTGTGCCAAAGAGCTGTATTTGTACTTGCCATATGAGTACGCCAAG GAATACCAGCATCTCATTACCAATGAGGTTGCCCAAAAAATCCTACTTGCGTGGGCTGCAGAAGCTTATCCTTTATCTGAACACAACGACGGAGCCATTGCTCAAGTGGTGTCGTGCCTCCAGAACAGCTCTCCGAACCTCAAGGTTCTCGAGATCAAGAAT GATTTTTTCGATGATCGTCGCGCAAGCACTGACGTGCCGGACTTCTGGGAGAAGAACATGGGTGCAGCTGAATGTGTTCAGAATCATCTATCAACTGTCACCTTCTACCTGAACAGTGAGTGCTTCCAGGGACGCTCCTACATCGACCTCTCAAAGTTGCTGCTGATGCGAGCCAGGGCTCTCGAAAGGTTGAGCATCAAGTATCGGCGCTTGGAGGATCAGGACCGGTACTCCGCTGAGCTGGAGAGTGTCCAAAGCGAGCTCCCTCTGTGGCCTCGGGCTTCTCCGGGCGCGCTGGTGGAGATCCGCGCTGTTGACCGCCTACCTTCGTGGTATTAG
- the LOC127760646 gene encoding putative F-box protein At3g44060: protein MEQAPTETKKARSSESSPQAHADGALDDASLHAILYCMPLRDAAVTTALSRRWRRVFPTLPCLYIDSATFNGRDYVADSLGDDYCEDPDRWVEALDCIVGSRAAPVAVFDVEADVMFTEEGWFHDVIRVLCRSGGLLKLRIWNTRLTSCYLLPSPVYACETLVSLELFSCRLRVPDRLTGLRALQSLVLQDVVATDGDLQRMLSRCEAMKRLVMEDIRKARNIVIDAPSLEYLQIHSYRPLRVSVKAPKLRLARLSLCYGCAELSWSFHDNEETDGDYSIAEIQEMFDFVAMEKKEHKRTDEIRNMVTFFCGIRAAKELRLDLPREYSKVLSKTKIAVPRMLPKKCCLLGLQKLTLALDHNHEALARLVSCLLNSSPNLKDLEIMDPFDIRYSGHLAAEFWEKHITADCIQNHLSVITFYMRESLFGGYPRIGLCQFLVMNARALKRMSIKYHRSLYKTEHVATVLEAVQSELRLWPRASPDMQLELSEIDCIPSI from the exons ATGGAGCAAGCTCCAACCGAGACGAAGAAGGCAAGGTCCTCCGAGTCTTCTCCGCAAGCCCACGCCGACGGCGCGCTTGACGACGCCTCCCTCCACGCCATCCTCTACTGCATGCCGCTCCGCGACGCGGCGGTCACGACCGCGCTCtcccgccgctggcgccgcGTCTTCCCCACGCTCCCTTGCCTCTACATCGACTCGGCCACCTTCAACGGCCGCGACTACGTCGCCGACTCCCTCGGCGATGACTACTGCGAGGACCCAGATCGATGGGTCGAAGCCCTGGACTGCATCGTCGGCAGCCGcgccgctccggttgccgtctTCGATGTCGAGGCCGACGTCATGTTCACGGAGGAAGGCTGGTTCCACGACGTCATCCGCGTGCTCTGCCGGAGCGGCGGGCTCTTGAAGCTCAGGATCTGGAACACCCGCCTAACCAGCTGCTACCTGCTGCCTTCGCCGGTGTACGCCTGCGAGACCCTCGTCTCCCTGGAGCTCTTCTCCTGCCGGCTGCGGGTGCCGGACAGGCTCACCGGCCTGCGCGCCCTGCAGTCGCTCGTGCTCCAGGACGTGGTCGCCACGGACGGCGACCTCCAGCGCATGCTCTCCCGGTGCGAGGCCATGAAGCGGCTGGTGATGGAAGACATCCGCAAGGCGCGGAACATCGTCATAGACGCGCCTAGCCTCGAGTATCTGCAGATCCATTCGTACCGCCCGCTTCGCGTCTCGGTGAAGGCGCCGAAGCTGCGCTTGGCAAGGCTGAGCCTCTGCTACGGCTGCGCCGAGCTTTCTTGGAGCTTCCACGACAACGAGGAAACAGATGGAGACTACTCGATTGCTGAGATCCAGGAGATGTTTGATTTTGTGGCGATGGAAAAGAAGGAGCACAAGCGCACGGACGAGATTAGGAATATGGTGACGTTTTTCTGTGGAATCCGAGCAGCCAAGGAGCTCCGGTTGGACCTGCCGCGTGAATATTCCAAG GTCTTGAGCAAGACCAAGATTGCAGTGCCAAGGATGTTGCCCAAGAAGTGCTGCTTACTTGGGTTGCAGAAGCTTACCCTTGCTCTGGACCACAATCATGAAGCCCTTGCCAGATTAGTTTCATGCTTGCTCAACAGTTCCCCAAACCTCAAGGATCTTGAAATCATG GATCCTTTTGATATCCGCTACTCCGGTCACTTAGCTGCAGAGTTTTGGGAGAAGCATATAACTGCGGATTGCATCCAAAATCACCTGTCAGTTATCACCTTCTACATGCGCGAGTCGCTCTTTGGAGGCTACCCTCGCATCGGCCTTTGTCAGTTCCTGGTGATGAACGCGAGGGCCCTCAAAAGAATGAGCATTAAGTATCATCGCTCGCTGTACAAGACTGAACATGTCGCAACCGTGCTTGAAGCAGTTCAAAGTGAACTGCGTCTCTGGCCGAGGGCTTCTCCGGATATGCAGCTGGAGTTATCTGAGATTGATTGCATCCCATCGATCTGA